From Geomonas agri, one genomic window encodes:
- the narJ gene encoding nitrate reductase molybdenum cofactor assembly chaperone: MSVQQSYHALSRLFEYPQEREELLTSYDALSSYLRRSGIDSRTHLFGEMLSESSLAELQEDYVARFDFNPAAAPYLGHHLYGDNQKKGGYMIQVKQEYGRHDFEASAEELPDHLGVVLAFLAHLASRGEDAVRREFIEKLVLPGINKLLGSSVERDASPWLTLVEAAELLCSADCREEATC; encoded by the coding sequence ATGAGCGTGCAGCAGAGTTACCATGCCCTGTCGCGGCTTTTCGAGTACCCCCAAGAGCGGGAAGAGCTGCTGACTTCCTACGACGCCCTCTCCTCCTACCTGAGGCGGAGCGGCATCGACTCGCGCACCCATCTCTTTGGCGAAATGCTGAGCGAGTCCAGCCTGGCAGAGTTGCAAGAGGACTATGTGGCCCGCTTTGACTTCAACCCGGCGGCGGCCCCCTACCTGGGGCACCACCTGTACGGCGACAACCAGAAGAAGGGCGGCTACATGATCCAGGTGAAACAGGAGTACGGCAGGCACGACTTCGAGGCGTCAGCCGAAGAGCTGCCGGACCACCTGGGCGTAGTGCTCGCGTTCCTGGCGCACCTCGCCAGCCGCGGCGAGGATGCTGTCCGCCGCGAGTTCATCGAGAAACTGGTTCTACCCGGGATTAACAAGCTGCTCGGGAGTTCCGTTGAGCGCGACGCATCCCCCTGGCTCACCCTGGTAGAGGCGGCCGAGCTTTTGTGCAGCGCGGACTGCCGTGAGGAGGCAACATGCTGA
- a CDS encoding respiratory nitrate reductase subunit gamma codes for MLNSLIFIALPYAALALVLLVTPYRFLSNRLTWSAYSTQFLERKILYWGINPWHYGILPILLAHILGFAFSGIFKPFLGNPATLVGVESVLFGLGAFAVLGVLLLLLRRVNSGMLKRVTFSSDWLILYLLLFQAGTGIYIGYFMRWGSQWYLHTAVPYLWSIVSFQPQIDYVADLPMVFKLHAACAFLIVAVLPFTKLVHMLYLPFDFLKDPPLLYRWRSK; via the coding sequence ATGCTGAACTCTTTGATCTTCATTGCCCTACCCTATGCGGCCCTGGCGCTAGTGCTCCTGGTCACCCCGTATCGCTTTTTGAGCAACCGGCTCACCTGGTCCGCCTATTCGACGCAGTTCCTGGAGCGCAAGATCCTCTACTGGGGGATAAACCCGTGGCACTACGGCATCCTGCCAATCCTGCTGGCGCACATCCTCGGCTTCGCCTTTTCGGGGATCTTCAAGCCCTTCCTCGGCAACCCAGCGACCCTGGTGGGCGTGGAAAGCGTCCTCTTCGGGCTGGGGGCCTTCGCCGTGCTGGGGGTGCTGCTCCTGTTGCTGCGCCGCGTCAACTCGGGGATGCTGAAGCGGGTCACCTTCAGCTCCGACTGGCTGATCCTGTACCTGCTGCTGTTCCAGGCCGGCACCGGGATCTACATCGGCTACTTCATGCGCTGGGGCTCGCAGTGGTACCTGCATACTGCGGTTCCGTATCTCTGGTCCATAGTCTCGTTCCAGCCGCAGATCGACTACGTCGCGGATCTCCCGATGGTGTTCAAGCTGCACGCCGCCTGCGCATTCCTGATCGTCGCCGTGCTGCCGTTCACCAAGCTGGTGCACATGCTCTACCTGCCGTTCGATTTC